The Haladaptatus cibarius D43 genome window below encodes:
- a CDS encoding FAD-binding oxidoreductase yields MTHDCSFLRKLSLGENQISFGDSHRSGHAGDWGTPEDEHVRPDAVVWPESTVDVSTVLSAADENKVPVTPYAAGTSLEGNATPSRDGIRLDMTRMDAVLDVRPDDFQIDVEPGILGKIVDETVAKHGLFFPPLPSSGDISTIGGMIANDASGMKTVKYGEVSDWVLELEAVLADGEIITAGSKAVKTSSGYNLKDLIVGSEGTLAVVTRATLELAGLPEQIRGGRAIFESISDAVEAVSDVVRSGVDVATIELVDGTSATMANAYTGSSLPDAPMVFLEFHANHGIEEEIEFCRSVFDAHDVRRVEVAEGDEMDDLWQARRELAFAVQASDPELSPLHPGDVTVPISHYPEMIRLVSRLADEHGLLIPCFGHAGDGNLHYSVLVDESDPDHIERARDVQMEIVKKAISVGGTCTGEHGIGRGKREYLELEHGTESVEAMRRIKRAFDPNDTLNPGKMFPETVEGGQMRD; encoded by the coding sequence ATGACTCACGATTGTTCGTTTCTCCGCAAGCTGTCACTCGGAGAAAATCAGATTTCGTTCGGCGACTCCCATCGCTCCGGACATGCGGGTGATTGGGGAACACCCGAGGACGAACACGTCCGTCCGGACGCAGTCGTCTGGCCGGAATCGACGGTAGACGTTTCGACGGTTCTTTCCGCCGCAGATGAAAACAAAGTTCCCGTCACGCCCTACGCCGCAGGGACGAGTTTGGAGGGGAACGCCACGCCTTCACGAGATGGCATCAGGCTCGACATGACGCGAATGGACGCCGTACTGGATGTTCGTCCGGACGATTTTCAAATCGACGTGGAACCGGGAATCCTCGGTAAAATCGTGGACGAAACGGTCGCAAAACACGGTCTGTTTTTCCCGCCGTTACCGTCTTCGGGCGACATTTCCACCATCGGCGGGATGATAGCGAACGACGCCAGCGGGATGAAAACCGTGAAATACGGCGAGGTGAGCGACTGGGTGCTGGAACTCGAAGCGGTGCTGGCGGATGGGGAAATTATCACTGCGGGAAGCAAGGCGGTCAAAACCTCAAGCGGGTACAACCTGAAAGACCTCATCGTCGGCAGTGAGGGAACGCTGGCAGTCGTCACGCGGGCGACCCTCGAACTCGCCGGTTTGCCGGAGCAGATTCGCGGCGGGCGGGCGATTTTTGAGTCGATTTCGGATGCGGTCGAGGCGGTTTCCGACGTGGTTCGCTCCGGAGTCGATGTCGCAACCATCGAACTCGTGGACGGGACGAGCGCGACGATGGCAAACGCCTACACCGGGTCGTCGCTCCCCGACGCCCCGATGGTGTTCCTGGAGTTCCACGCCAACCACGGCATCGAGGAGGAGATCGAGTTCTGCCGGTCGGTGTTCGATGCACACGACGTGCGTCGGGTCGAGGTTGCAGAGGGCGACGAGATGGACGACCTGTGGCAGGCCCGTCGGGAACTCGCGTTCGCTGTGCAAGCCTCCGACCCGGAACTTTCGCCCCTTCATCCGGGCGACGTGACGGTGCCGATTAGCCACTATCCCGAAATGATTCGGCTCGTCTCCCGGCTCGCCGACGAACACGGGTTGCTGATTCCCTGTTTCGGCCACGCCGGAGACGGTAATCTCCACTACTCCGTGCTCGTGGACGAATCCGACCCTGACCACATCGAGCGAGCGAGAGACGTACAGATGGAAATCGTCAAAAAAGCAATTTCCGTCGGCGGCACCTGCACGGGCGAACACGGAATCGGACGGGGAAAACGCGAATATCTGGAACTCGAACACGGTACAGAAAGCGTTGAAGCCATGCGCCGAATCAAACGCGCGTTCGACCCGAACGACACACTGAATCCGGGGAAAATGTTTCCTGAAACGGTGGAGGGCGGACAGATGCGCGACTGA
- a CDS encoding class I SAM-dependent methyltransferase: MKPNEVRESWAERSGEYSPDYYAYYGPDGTSEAMRARLDSRVGSDAAILELGCSSGRHLSHLLENGYENLSGIEINDEAFEVMADTYPDLKERGIFYHDAIENVVGDFEDGQFDAVFSVETLQHLHPDDEWVFTELARITDDLLITVENEGGDAADDHDSNSAELGVNYVNDDFPLYYRNWNRIFTDLGLVEVDSEVGEQDTIRVFRAGGK, from the coding sequence GTGAAACCCAACGAAGTCCGAGAGTCGTGGGCGGAACGGTCGGGGGAGTACTCGCCGGACTACTACGCCTACTACGGGCCGGACGGAACAAGCGAGGCGATGCGCGCCCGCCTCGACTCGCGGGTCGGCTCGGACGCGGCTATCTTGGAACTCGGATGCAGTTCGGGTAGACATCTCTCCCATCTCCTCGAAAACGGCTACGAGAACCTTTCCGGCATCGAAATCAACGACGAAGCCTTCGAGGTAATGGCCGACACCTATCCCGACCTCAAAGAACGGGGAATCTTCTACCACGATGCAATCGAAAATGTCGTGGGCGATTTCGAAGACGGGCAGTTCGACGCCGTATTTTCGGTCGAGACGCTTCAGCATCTCCATCCCGACGACGAGTGGGTGTTTACAGAACTCGCCCGAATTACCGACGACCTGCTCATCACGGTGGAAAACGAAGGCGGTGACGCCGCTGACGACCACGACTCGAATTCGGCGGAACTCGGCGTCAACTACGTCAACGACGACTTTCCGCTCTACTATCGGAACTGGAATCGGATTTTCACCGACCTCGGCCTCGTTGAGGTCGATTCCGAAGTTGGAGAACAGGACACGATTCGGGTGTTTCGAGCCGGTGGGAAGTAG